The nucleotide window GAGTTTCTATTATTTCAGAAACGCTTTGTTCTAAAATATTTTGGCAGATATGGTTTAGATTCCTCGAGGTCATAAACAATTTTTCGGCATAAAATTCAACTCCCAAAGGTCTGCGATAGTTTTCCTCTAGAATACTTAAAAAGTTACCAAACGAAATGTGTTGTGTTTTTTGAAGGCTTACATCTGGGGGTAGGGTTTTTTTTCGTTCCGACTCAATCATGGTAAGAAGTACACTCAGTAGTTGGCGAATGACCCCATAATCTGCCGAATCGCTTTTTGTTTCCTCAAACATCATTGTGCAAATTGTAACCAAACGTTGAAAACAGTTATTCTTGTCTAATTGTATGTTGGCCTGATTGTGGTATAAAGAATAAAGCTGGAAAGTAGTTTCAGGTATAAACTCACTTTTAAAACGGATTCCCCAAATTTCGCATTTC belongs to Aegicerativicinus sediminis and includes:
- a CDS encoding AraC family transcriptional regulator, translated to MNKLFHIFKVDAEEAKRISELPDEPHNHDFEELLIGIEGELEHFIDFKTSTIQAPFVSFVTKGKVHRVIPKIHDGKCEIWGIRFKSEFIPETTFQLYSLYHNQANIQLDKNNCFQRLVTICTMMFEETKSDSADYGVIRQLLSVLLTMIESERKKTLPPDVSLQKTQHISFGNFLSILEENYRRPLGVEFYAEKLFMTSRNLNHICQNILEQSVSEIIETRKLIEAKNLLISTDKTISEIAFDLGFNEGSYFSKVFKKKAGQSPGEFRDEMRNKLIS